From a region of the Synchiropus splendidus isolate RoL2022-P1 chromosome 12, RoL_Sspl_1.0, whole genome shotgun sequence genome:
- the LOC128767989 gene encoding hepcidin-like isoform X2 has protein sequence MKNIFFVLVAVAIVLTFICLQQSSAVPLTVEDESGTQMKNERLQACDRERRSLDHWESGISCRFCCGCCGRVGCGICCKF, from the exons ATGAAGAACATCTTCTTCGTTCTTGTTGCAGTCGCCAttgtcctcaccttcatctgcctCCAGCAGAGCTCTGCTGTTCCACTCACGGTG GAGGATGAATCTGGGACGCAGATGAAGAACGAGAGGCTTCAAGCATGCGATCGTGAGAGGAGGTCCCTGGACCACTGGGAG AGCGGGATCAGCTGTCGCTTCTGCTGCGGCTGTTGCGGTCGTGTGGGATGTGGAATTTGCTGCAAGTTCTGA
- the LOC128767991 gene encoding hepcidin-like, whose amino-acid sequence MKPFSVAVVVAVMVVVVCVHQSSALPLSDVEEQQEMMMESPANEHEEMALNPWEMPHSRQKRRTKCRFCCGCCGDPGVCGTCCKKRF is encoded by the exons ATGAAGCCCTTCAGTGTAGCAGTTGTGGTGGCCGTGATGgtggttgttgtgtgtgttcaccaGAGCTCTGCTCTTCCACTCAGTGAC GTGGAAGAACAAcaggagatgatgatggagagtccTGCAAATGAACATGAGGAAATGGCCCTGAACCCCTGGGAG ATGCCCCACAGCAGGCAGAAACGCCGCACCAAGTGCCgcttctgctgcggctgctgtggTGATCCTGGTGTGTGTGGAACCTGTtgcaaaaaacgcttttga
- the LOC128768566 gene encoding hepcidin-like, with protein sequence MKPFSVAVVVAMMVVVVCVHQSSALPSSEVEEKQEMMMESPAEEQEQMALHLWEMPHSREKRGIKCRFCCGCCSSGGCGVCCRKRRG encoded by the exons ATGAAGCCCTTCAGTGTAGCAGTTGTGGTGGCCATGATGgtggttgttgtgtgtgttcatcagAGCTCTGCTCTTCCATCCAGTGAG GTGGAAGAGAAAcaggagatgatgatggagagtccTGCAGAGGAACAAGAGCAAATGGCCCTGCACCTCTGGGAG ATgccacacagcagagagaaacGTGGCATCAAGTGTCgcttctgctgcggctgctgctcttcaggagGCTGTGGAGTCTGCTGCAGAAAAAGAAGAGGCTGA
- the LOC128767907 gene encoding uncharacterized protein LOC128767907: MKTFSVLVAVAVVLTFICCQQSSAVPLTGVEEQQEMMMESPAEEQEQMALHLSEMPHSREKRGIKCRFCCGCCSSGGCGVCSKKKTKTGISQMWETLGAEKLLLLLMKQLNLSQDKYQQILCIQASDRTIQSWNQTFNHLKMKPFSVAVVVAMMVVVVCVHHSSALPSSEVEEEQEMMMESPAEEQEQMALHLWEMPHSREKRGIKCRFCCGCCSSGGCGVCCRKRRG, encoded by the exons ATGAAGACCTTTAGTGTCCTTGTTGCTGTGGCGGTTGTTCTCACATTCATCTGCTGTCAGCAGAGCTCTGCTGTTCCACTCACTGGG GTGGAAGAGCAAcaggagatgatgatggagagtccTGCAGAAGAACAAGAGCAAATGGCCCTGCACCTCTCGGAG ATGCCGCACAGCAGAGAGAAACGTGGCATCAAGTGTCgcttctgctgcggctgctgctcttcaggagGCTGTGGAGTCTGCT cgaaaaaaaaaaccaaaacaggaaTATCCCAGATGTGGGAAACACTGGGTGCTGAgaaactgctcctgctgctgatgaagcAACTGAATCTCAGCCAGGATAAATACCAGCAGATTCTCTGCATCCAGGCATCAGACAGAACCATCcagagctggaatcaaaccttcAACCACTTGAAGATGAAGCCCTTCAGTGTAGCAGTTGTGGTGGCCATGATGgtggttgttgtgtgtgttcatcacAGCTCTGCTCTTCCATCCAGTGAG gtggaagaagaacaggagatgatgatggagagtccTGCAGAGGAACAAGAGCAAATGGCCCTGCACCTCTGGGAG ATGCCGCACAGCAGAGAGAAACGTGGCATCAAGTGTCgcttctgctgcggctgctgctcttcaggagGCTGTGGAGTCTGCTGCAGAAAAAGAAGAGGCTGA